In Tessaracoccus sp. MC1865, the DNA window GGTGGACTACACCAAGGTGCAGTCAGTCGAGGTCTCCCAACCGCTCATAGCGCGGCTCATGGGGCTCGCCAAGGTGCACATCGACGTCGGCGGCGCCGGCGGTGTGGACCTGGCGTTCCTCTCCCGCGGCCGCGCGGAGTCGATGCGCGAGCACCTCGTCGCGCGGATGCGGCGGGCCCACACACCCGTCGCCGCCCCGAGGTATCCGGCCGACGTCGCGCCCACTCTGGGCGGCCGGCCCCCGGCGCAACTCCCCCAGGCCGGGGAGGACCTGGTGGTGGCGGTGCCGGCGGGCAACCTGCTGCTGGGCGCACTCGTGTCGCTGGGCACCGGGGCTGCAGTGGTGGGCGGCGGCATCCTGGTGGTCTTCGCGCTCCTCGCCCAGACGCCGGTCACCATGCTCGCGGCCGCACTGGGCATCGGCGGCTGGATCTGGAACCAGACCGGCCGCAACTGGAACTTCCGCATGACGCGCAGCGACGGCGCGCTGCGGCTCACGCGCGGTGCACTGAGCACCACCAGCCAGGGCCTGCGCCCCAACCGCATCCAGGGCGTGGCGATCAAGCAGGACCTCCTGCAGCGCGCCACCGGGCTCTACCAGATGACGGTCACGGTACTGGGCTACGGCGACCCGTCCGGCGATGAGAACCGGCAGACCAACGCGGTCGTCCTCCCCTACGGGACCTGGGACGACGTGCTCACGGTGCTGCGCGCCCTGTGGCCCGAGGTCGACCTCACCCAGGTGCAGGCGCACCCCCAGCCGGAACGGGCCCGCTGGCTCACGCCGTTCAACTTCAGCAGCCACACCTGGGGCATCGGCGAGCACGTCGTCGTGACTCAGCACGGGTTGCTCGAGCGGGTCATCAGCATCGTGCCGCACCGGCGGATGCAGTCGGCGAGTATCCACCAGGGCCCCCTGCAGCGCCGCCTGAGACTGGCGCACGTGCACGTCCACACCACCGACGGCCCGGTCACCCAGAAGCTCTACCACCTCGACGAGGCCGACGCCCGGCGGGTCTTCGACGAACAGGTCGCCCGCGCCCGCATGGCCCGCGCCACCGCCTGAGTCCCAGCAATCCGGGTGCGCCCCATTTGATCGTGCCAAGCTCCGCTACGCTTGTGCGTCATGAGCATCATCCTTGGCATCGATGTTGGCGGCTCCGGCATCAAAGGCGCACCCGTCGACCTGGCAGCGGGCGACTTCCTGACGGACCGCAAGCGCATCCCCACGCCGGAGAAGTCCACCCCGAAGAACGTCGCAGCCGTCATGGTCGACATCATCGAGGAGTTCAAGGAGCAGATCGGTGACGGCCCAGTCGGCATCACCATCCCGGCGCCCGTGGTGCACGGCCGCATCCCGTTCATCGCGAACCTCGATCAGAAGTGGGCCGGCCTGCAGGCCGACCAGTTCCTCGAGGACAAGCTCGGCCGCAAGATCACGTTGGTCAACGACGCCGACGCCGCCGGTCTGGCCGAGGTGCACTTCGGCGCCGCCAAGGGTCACC includes these proteins:
- a CDS encoding PH domain-containing protein; amino-acid sequence: MTHGPDFLPPLPPPDPADRVEAAGPVGVPSLDPPSLVPHDVAPVPQPGPTAFPPPHPFEPQAPRAKIIERPHPLTGLARGGIALVAGGYFLTREILEGSSGFGSSALFIGGGLLLVALIAGVSGIFTWRTTTFIADDDEFRVERRFLSETSTKVDYTKVQSVEVSQPLIARLMGLAKVHIDVGGAGGVDLAFLSRGRAESMREHLVARMRRAHTPVAAPRYPADVAPTLGGRPPAQLPQAGEDLVVAVPAGNLLLGALVSLGTGAAVVGGGILVVFALLAQTPVTMLAAALGIGGWIWNQTGRNWNFRMTRSDGALRLTRGALSTTSQGLRPNRIQGVAIKQDLLQRATGLYQMTVTVLGYGDPSGDENRQTNAVVLPYGTWDDVLTVLRALWPEVDLTQVQAHPQPERARWLTPFNFSSHTWGIGEHVVVTQHGLLERVISIVPHRRMQSASIHQGPLQRRLRLAHVHVHTTDGPVTQKLYHLDEADARRVFDEQVARARMARATA